The nucleotide sequence AGGCGTCTCAGTCACGCCCGAGACACTGCAGATCGCCGACAATTGCCCGCTCATCCTGCCCTTCCACCGCGATCTCGATGCGCTGCGCGAGGATGCGAGTGGCCAGGGCAAGATCGGCACGACCCGGCGCGGCATCGGGCCTGCCTATGAGGACAAGGTCGGCCGCCGCGCCATCCGCGTCTGCGACCTTGCTCATCTCGGCGATCTGGGACCGCAGATCGACCGGCTCTGCGCCCATCACGACGCGCTCCGCGCCGGCTTCGGCGAAGGGCCGATCGACCGGGCGCGGCTGGAGGCGGACCTGGGCGAGATCGCCGAGTTCGTCCTGCAATTTGCCAGGCCTGTCTGGCTGACGCTCAACGATGCGCGCGCGCGCGGCAAACGTATCCTGTTCGAAGGCGCACAGGGCGTCCTGCTCGACGTCGACCACGGCACCTACCCGTTCGTCACCTCCTCCAACACCATCGCGGGGACGGCGGCGGGGGGAACCGGGCTCGGGCCGTCTGCGGCCGGCTTCGTGCTCGGCATCGTCAAGGCCTACACCACCCGCGTCGGCTCCGGGCCGTTCCCGACCGAACTCGAGGATGAGATCGGCCAGCGTCTCGGCGAGCGCGGCCGTGAATTCGGCACCGTCACCGGTCGTCGCCGCCGCTGCGGCTGGTTCGATGCGGTGCTGGTGCGCCAGTCGATGGCGGTTTCCGGCGTCACCGGCATCGCCCTCACCAAGCTCGACGTCCTCGACGGGCTGGACGAGATCAAGATCTGCACCGGATATCGCCTCGACGGCCGAACGCTCGACCATTTCCCCGCCCATGCCGGGGACCAGGCGGCGGTGGAGCCGATCTACGAGAGCGTCGAAGGCTGGTCCCAGTCGACCGCTGGCGCGCGCAGCTGGGCGCAGCTTCCGGCCCAGGCCGTCAAATACATCCGGCGGGTCGAGGAACTGATCCAGTGTCCCGTCGCTTTGGTTTCCACCAGTCCGGAGCGCGAGGACACCATCCTGGTGCGCGATCCGTTCGCCGATTGATAAACCACAGGTGCGGAAGAGACAGTGACCTCGAGAGAGACGACCGGAATCCTTCCGCGCGCGCAGGCTGGCACAGAGTGGGCAAAGCATGAGCGGACCATCCGCGAATGGGCTACCCTATTCGCGTTCGGGCCGATCAACACGCCCTGGCTGCTGAAAAGCCTGTACGGCGGCAGCCAGGAACGCAAACGCGCGCTGCTCGAAAAGCTGGACCTTCCCGCCGACGCGCTGCCGCACCTGGGCAGTTGGAAAGCCGATGTCGGGCTGCTCCATCTGGTGGCCGATCATATTCTCGACCGTCGCCCCAAGGTGGTGGTGGAATTCGGCGCCGGCGCCTCGACCCTCATCGTCGCGCGGGCGCTGCAGATGG is from Sphingosinicella humi and encodes:
- a CDS encoding adenylosuccinate synthase codes for the protein MANVTVIGGQWGDEGKGKIVDWLASRADVVARFQGGHNAGHTLVVGNETYKLSLLPSGIVRGTLSVIGNGVVLDPWALKTEVEKLTAQGVSVTPETLQIADNCPLILPFHRDLDALREDASGQGKIGTTRRGIGPAYEDKVGRRAIRVCDLAHLGDLGPQIDRLCAHHDALRAGFGEGPIDRARLEADLGEIAEFVLQFARPVWLTLNDARARGKRILFEGAQGVLLDVDHGTYPFVTSSNTIAGTAAGGTGLGPSAAGFVLGIVKAYTTRVGSGPFPTELEDEIGQRLGERGREFGTVTGRRRRCGWFDAVLVRQSMAVSGVTGIALTKLDVLDGLDEIKICTGYRLDGRTLDHFPAHAGDQAAVEPIYESVEGWSQSTAGARSWAQLPAQAVKYIRRVEELIQCPVALVSTSPEREDTILVRDPFAD